CGTGGCGTAGAGTAGGTGTTTACGAGACTAGATGTGACATGGAAGAAAGTCGACGGTTCGACACCGGAGAAATGGCGGTGATGCATAGAGAACGGTGGGACCGAACCTGGGTACCATGGGCGATGGAGAGTTGCACCACAACCATGTCACAGGTGACGGAACAAGCCACAACATACCCACAGGGCCTGTTGGAAAAGTTGGAGGCTAGGGCATACTGAAGGGGGATTAGCGCTGTTGGCTCTGCCCCAATTCTCGGCTCTCACCGGGATGAAAACGGTCTTGGGATGACCCGTGCGCGTGGCTGATATCTGCACCTGCCGCTTTTTCCTACCCATGATTTTGCTTAGCTAAGACCTCCAGCCCACGCATCGAACCGGGCGGGCCGCCGGGGCATGCAGGAGTAGGTAAATAAAGGCTGCGCCTGTACTAACCTTCCGAGGTACAGGTAATGAATCAAAGTAAAAATAAGTACTCGGATCCACCTCCGCTAGCAAAGGCTCTTGGGCATAGAGGCCGTCTCTGCCGTTTCCTGCCGCCCCTTCCGTCCAAATCCAATAGCCATCCCACGTCTGTCTGCCACATGCAATCGCCTCCCTCGGCGCCTACGACGACTGACCCAGCATTACGTAGTCTTGTTAGTTGCTCTGACTTTGTGTACCTCCACTTTAAACCCGCTTTCGCATTGTTTCTCGCACGTCAGCAACCCCCGCCAAACAATTGAATCAGACCTGACCTTCcttaccttaggtaccttaccAGCTTACctttacctacctacttacccACCCTAGGTATCAAAGCTCAAACCCCTCCTCCAGCGCCGGCACGCATCTCACGGTCCctcgtccaccaccaccaccaccacctgcGCATTCTAGCTTTGCATTCCTCACTCCTCACTCTCTCCTCACTCCTCACTCCTCACTTCTCTCCAGCCGCGAGCGCTCCGCTTACCACAAATCTGCCATTCATACCCACTCGCCTGACACCCCGACTCACACCTTCTCCCCGTCGAGCTAGTTACGCAACGCAACTGTTCACTCTGCACCGTCGACTCCCTTCTTCTGCCGAAGACGACATTTACCCCAATCCGTCCAAGAACACGACTCCGAATCACCATAGCAAGTCAGCTAGCAGGGCCCCTAGCCACCCTTGCTGCATGATCCGTCTGCTGCTTTAACGTATTTGCTCAGCTAGTCTTCGTCCTCGTGCTGGTAATTTGGTCCACGTTGCTTAAATCGTTTTCGTCCTCGTGGAAGGCTGACTTTCCTCTTGGGATTGCCAAACTAGCCTCGAAACCAAAGCACGCGCAATCTCGTCCCGTACCTGTACCTCCACTGCACACCCCTCGCTTCCCCTCGAGTGTCTCGATCTCGCGACAACTATACGCCAGCGTTGTCACCCACCTATAAAGAAGTCCGCCCCCGAACGTCCTCGAGCATCCCTATCTCTCCAGACCATTTCGCCGAGCCAGAATCCCTCCCGGTCACGGCGTGTCGGCCTTCGGTCGCCGAACAAACAAAGATCGAGTCTGAACAGTCTCGTCGGCAAGAAAAGATGTCAGGATACCCAGGCCAATACGGAGGATACCAAGgtggcccgccgccgcagcaacAGTATGCCCCTCCTGGCGGCTATTACCCGTACGATCGCGAACCCTCCCTCTCGCGCGGATGCCCTCATATGCTAACACCAAGGGCATAAGTCCTCCACAGCAAGGATACAACGGCTACCCCCCCGCAGGATCGGGATACGGATACCAACAGCCCTCGCCCCAACCATATGGTTATAACCAGGTACGGCTGGCCACAGGCATCATTCGAATCTCGTCAACTAAATTCGTCTCTAGCCTCCCCCACCACAGCAATATGGTGGCTACCAGCAGCCTCCGCAGCCTAACTACAACAGTCGCCCAGGTGAGTACGGGAGGACGGGCCTCATCAATGCCGAAGTTCTGTGATCCTGACAACGTCGTCGTTACCAGGCGTGCCAACAGCGAACTCGAATGCGTACATGCACGGAAACCACCAtgcccctccgcccccgccaTCCGCACCGCAGCAGTTCGGACATGGCGCACCCAACGGATATGCCTTCCAGTATTCTAACTGTACGGGCCGGAGAAAGGCGTTGCTGATTGGAATCAACTACTTTGGACAGCGCGGCCAATTGCGCGGATGTATCAACGATGTCAAGAACATGTCGGCATACCTCGTTGATCGCTTTGGTTATAAGCGGGAGGATATGGTCATTCTTACCGATGACCAGCAGAACCCAATGAGCCAGCCCACGAAACAGAATCTTCTGAGAGCCATGCACTGGCTGGTGAAAGACGCAAGACCCAACGactctcttttcttccacTACTCAGGTAAGCTACTTTCAGAGCGACGGCGTTCCTTTTCAGAGGCTTACCTCCGCAGGCCATGGTGGGCAAACAAAGGAcctcgacggtgacgagCCTGATGGGTATGATGAAGTCATCTATCCTGTAGACTTCCGCCAAACGGGCCATATCACGGACGATGAGATGCATAGAATCATGGTGAAACCTTTGCAGGCCGGCGTGAGGCTCACTGCCATTTTTGATTCTTGCCACTCGGGCACTGCCCTCGATCTGCCCTACATTTACTCAACGCAGGGTATTCTCAAAGAGCCCAACCTTGCCAAGGAGGCTGGCCAAGGACTTCTCGGCGTTATTTCGTCATATAGTCAaggcgatctcggcggcgttgcaAGCAATATCATGGGCTTTTTCAAAAAGGCCACGACTGGCGAGGATGCGTACAACCGTACAATGGCTACCAAGACATCACCCGCCGACGTAGTCATGCTGTCTGGAAGCAAGGATGACCAAACTTCGTATGCAgcccctttcttttcttccccctGGTGCCCATTTTCTCCTGTAGTACACCATCCACCTTTGTGTAGCAAACTCGACTCTGTGATGTTTGCGCTCGACGCTGTTGCCTCCCCTGGTGAGATGGCTTGTCCTCGCAAGCGGTAGAAGAAGCATGGAGTTGGGGTTACCAAGCAAAGGGAGCAGACGCTGGGGTGTGCATGTCCTCATGTAATTTGGTGTCGGTTTAAAGCAGGCCAGGAGATCCCTTTTCAACGCTCTAGATCACAGCGCAGCCTGTCAACGGCTGCGCTTTGTTTCTAGAGCGACGAGTCACGTTGAAGGCCCCTAAAGCCCACGAGTGTGGAAATGAGGGTTGGGTCTATACATGCCTGCTTTGATGGCGTTGCACAGTCAGGTTTACCGTTCACTAACTTTGACTACCAGGGCCGATGCAACGATTGCTGCTCAAGCCACCGGCGCAATGTCCTGGGCTTTCATCACGGCTCTGAAGAAGAACCCTCAGCAGAGTTACGTGCAACTTCTCAACAGCATCAGAGACGAATTGTCGACTCGCTACACGCAGAAACCTCAGCTGTCCTGCAGTCACCCTCTGAGTATGTCGTCCCATTTCGAATGCCACTTGTTTAAATTCATGTTGCTAATCTTACAGACACCAATCTCCTATTCGTCATGTAAATATACCCTTGTATGTAAACGGCCGGTCCGCCCTGTACTTGTCACAGTTCTCTACTTTggcctcgacatcgtcaGCCACAGGGCTCGTTCGACGTAGGCAAGGCACGGATATCATTACTGAAGGGGAACTTTTGGGCAGGCAAAAAATGTCGATTTCATATAGGTGCTATTCTGAGAGGTTCATATTGCGGGTTAAGGAGTTGTCTGTCTTGTCATCCTGGTGCTTGTTTTCTCCATTTACTCCAGAACAGTTGAGAGACTcagtgccccccccccccctggacTGAACCGCCAAAAATGGAATTCAATAAAAGTTGATTTTAACCACAACTGGACTGTCACAAGAAAGGGGTGTCCAGTCCAATATTAGGCTGCATGTGGAATGGTCGTTCATGCATCTGGATGCGCAATGGGCTCAAAGCAGCCTGGCCTTTCCTAAGATGAGAGTAGCTTCACAACATACCCCCAGCAGAGATGGACACGGAACGAGAATGGTCACTTTTGCCAAGATACTCCATGCCCTATACAGTCTGTTCGTCATGCCGTGCTTTGTGATACAACTCCAACGTAAATGATTCATGATGGATCCAGACTCCGGTCTTACTCCATTCCTCTTGCCCATCCAATTAATCAACCAACAATAGTAGGGAAAGCTGTAGACAAGGGAGACGCAAGCCCCCGGCCAGATGAAGACAGTGCGTCTCAGTCCTAACAGGCCAACAGTCATTCACAGCTGCCCGCCTCTCCAATCGTTTCCCCTGTTCGTCCTCACTCCCCTTCCCACCCCTGGTCTGCCGATCCCTCGCTAAAACGCGACTGGTAGTAAAATTCCAGAAAAgggtggttggttggtgggtgggtggtaGCCACTCGAAATGAACCATTGTCGTTTCcgctcgctgccgctgcaACATCAAGGGTAATGCAGACAAAACACATACAAAAAGAAGACTCTCTCCCGACAACACAGTTGCCAATGCAGACGCGAAGGCGTGCCGGtggagaaaaaggaaaagaagataTGGGCGATCGGTTGTGAGTAGCTGGGCGCCGGATTATGCAGCGTCTTCAGCTCGGTTGCGCCGCGATCTAATGAGGAAAGTGTTCCGCAGACGGGACCGTCGTCACTTGCGACCATCCGTCC
The DNA window shown above is from Colletotrichum destructivum chromosome 2, complete sequence and carries:
- a CDS encoding Putative peptidase C14, caspase domain, Caspase-like domain superfamily, whose amino-acid sequence is MSGYPGQYGGYQGGPPPQQQYAPPGGYYPPPQQGYNGYPPAGSGYGYQQPSPQPYGYNQPPPPQQYGGYQQPPQPNYNSRPGVPTANSNAYMHGNHHAPPPPPSAPQQFGHGAPNGYAFQYSNCTGRRKALLIGINYFGQRGQLRGCINDVKNMSAYLVDRFGYKREDMVILTDDQQNPMSQPTKQNLLRAMHWLVKDARPNDSLFFHYSGHGGQTKDLDGDEPDGYDEVIYPVDFRQTGHITDDEMHRIMVKPLQAGVRLTAIFDSCHSGTALDLPYIYSTQGILKEPNLAKEAGQGLLGVISSYSQGDLGGVASNIMGFFKKATTGEDAYNRTMATKTSPADVVMLSGSKDDQTSADATIAAQATGAMSWAFITALKKNPQQSYVQLLNSIRDELSTRYTQKPQLSCSHPLNTNLLFVM